In Persicimonas caeni, a single window of DNA contains:
- the mraY gene encoding phospho-N-acetylmuramoyl-pentapeptide-transferase, with protein MLFELFFWLKDEFGPLNVFRYVSFRTVAAMMTSLLLSMFLYPWFIRKLQMRQIGQVIREDGPESHFSKAGTPTMGGVLILFAVVFSTLMWADLKNPYVGVVLGITVLFGVVGFFDDYMKLSGQSSAGLSGKWRLLIEFGVAAGAMMIMFNFEVFDYSTTLYLPFVSTEKFSLQLPLAVYVPFALLVIVGTANAVNLTDGLDGLAIGPVIVAAGTFLILAYSSATVLGYEVVVDGVTEIRKFDLAAYLMIPKVEGAQELAIFCASIIGAGVGFLWYNAFPAQVFMGDVGSLSLGGALGTLAVVTKHELLSTIIFGIFLVEAISVITQTTSYKLTGKRVFRMAPIHHHFEMKGWPEPKIIVRFWIIAILLSLIALASLKLR; from the coding sequence ATGCTTTTTGAACTGTTCTTCTGGCTCAAAGATGAGTTCGGACCGCTGAACGTATTTCGCTACGTCAGCTTCCGGACCGTGGCGGCGATGATGACGTCGCTGCTCTTGAGCATGTTTTTGTACCCCTGGTTCATCCGCAAGTTGCAGATGCGCCAGATCGGCCAAGTGATCCGCGAGGACGGGCCGGAGAGCCACTTCAGCAAAGCGGGCACGCCCACGATGGGCGGGGTGCTCATTTTGTTTGCCGTCGTCTTTTCGACGCTGATGTGGGCCGACCTCAAAAACCCCTATGTCGGCGTGGTGCTCGGTATCACCGTGCTCTTCGGGGTGGTGGGGTTCTTCGACGATTACATGAAACTCAGCGGTCAGTCCTCGGCGGGATTGTCGGGCAAGTGGCGACTTCTGATCGAATTCGGCGTCGCTGCCGGCGCCATGATGATCATGTTCAACTTCGAGGTCTTCGACTACTCGACGACGCTGTATCTGCCGTTCGTGAGTACCGAGAAATTCTCGCTGCAGCTGCCGCTGGCGGTGTACGTGCCCTTTGCGTTGCTCGTCATCGTCGGCACGGCGAACGCGGTCAACCTGACCGACGGCCTCGACGGACTCGCCATCGGGCCGGTCATTGTCGCGGCCGGGACATTCTTGATCCTCGCCTACAGCTCCGCCACAGTCCTCGGCTACGAGGTCGTCGTCGATGGCGTCACCGAAATTCGCAAATTCGACCTGGCGGCATACCTGATGATTCCCAAGGTCGAGGGCGCCCAAGAACTCGCCATCTTCTGCGCCTCGATCATTGGCGCGGGCGTCGGCTTTTTGTGGTACAACGCGTTTCCGGCACAGGTCTTCATGGGTGATGTGGGCAGTTTGTCGCTCGGCGGCGCGCTGGGCACGCTGGCCGTGGTCACCAAACACGAGCTGTTGTCGACGATCATCTTCGGTATCTTCTTGGTCGAGGCGATCAGCGTCATCACCCAGACCACCAGCTATAAGCTGACCGGCAAGCGGGTGTTTCGCATGGCGCCGATCCACCACCACTTCGAGATGAAGGGGTGGCCGGAGCCGAAGATTATCGTGCGCTTTTGGATTATCGCGATATTGTTGAGTCTGATTGCATTAGCCTCGCTCAAACTGCGCTGA
- a CDS encoding UDP-N-acetylmuramoyl-tripeptide--D-alanyl-D-alanine ligase, with translation MAGILPDNSLEPRRIASWTLAKIADAVGGHLQGADAANIRPSRVSSDTRSLKGGELFVALRGENFDAHDFLARAEEAGAVAAMVDRTEGLDTDLPLVIVDDTLDGLTALGTAVWQEASEAGLHTIDVTGSNGKTTVKEMLALLWGVRGAVFATPGNLNNHIGVPLVLCDIPADCDHLVLEMGANGPDEISHLVALAPGTERIITSIGVAHIEGFGSVDGIRRGKSEIFEGADEETTAIVPYTEVDNLIGADFPGRVITVGFEEEADLTVRLLEPDEAGREALRVSVSFGDDEWTICLPIPGEHHALNVGTSIATLLARGLSLREDMCNAQLAELALPQGRWRVVEVDEKCFVDDAYNANPSSMKASFDAFMGTNDPDERPRVAIIGEMLELGADAEEWHLEVAAAIAGHKRLDAFIAVGEFADKMAEAARANAAGPLEAKGFAEVAHAARWLASKGPAFVFLKASRGARLERVVDLIEAKGEKRPVEQT, from the coding sequence ACTCGCCAAGATTGCCGATGCGGTTGGCGGGCACCTGCAGGGCGCCGACGCCGCGAATATCCGGCCTAGCCGAGTCTCCTCGGATACTCGTTCCCTCAAAGGCGGCGAACTGTTCGTGGCCCTTCGCGGCGAGAACTTCGACGCTCATGACTTCTTGGCTCGGGCAGAGGAGGCCGGGGCGGTCGCCGCGATGGTCGATCGCACCGAAGGCCTCGACACCGACCTCCCGCTGGTAATCGTCGACGATACCCTCGACGGGCTGACGGCGCTTGGAACGGCAGTGTGGCAGGAGGCGAGCGAGGCCGGGTTGCACACCATCGACGTGACCGGTTCGAACGGCAAGACCACCGTCAAAGAGATGCTCGCCTTGCTCTGGGGCGTGCGCGGCGCGGTCTTCGCCACCCCCGGCAACCTGAACAACCACATCGGCGTGCCGCTCGTCTTGTGCGACATTCCGGCCGATTGCGACCATTTGGTCCTCGAGATGGGAGCGAACGGTCCCGACGAGATTTCTCACCTGGTGGCGCTCGCTCCGGGCACCGAGCGGATTATCACCTCGATCGGCGTGGCCCATATCGAGGGGTTCGGCTCGGTCGACGGCATTCGGCGCGGCAAGTCCGAGATTTTCGAGGGGGCTGACGAAGAGACGACGGCCATCGTGCCGTATACCGAGGTCGATAACCTCATTGGTGCCGATTTCCCCGGCCGCGTCATCACCGTCGGCTTCGAAGAAGAGGCCGATCTGACCGTGAGACTGCTCGAGCCGGACGAGGCAGGGCGAGAGGCGCTTCGAGTTTCGGTCAGCTTCGGCGACGACGAGTGGACCATTTGTTTGCCGATTCCCGGCGAGCACCACGCGCTCAACGTCGGCACATCGATCGCGACGCTTCTGGCCCGCGGACTGAGCCTGCGCGAAGATATGTGCAACGCCCAACTCGCCGAGTTGGCGCTGCCGCAGGGCCGTTGGCGGGTGGTCGAGGTGGACGAGAAGTGTTTTGTCGACGATGCCTACAACGCCAATCCGTCGAGCATGAAAGCCTCTTTTGATGCCTTCATGGGGACGAACGACCCCGACGAACGGCCGCGCGTGGCGATCATCGGCGAGATGCTCGAGTTGGGCGCCGACGCCGAGGAGTGGCACCTCGAGGTGGCCGCGGCGATCGCCGGGCACAAGCGCCTCGATGCGTTTATCGCCGTCGGCGAGTTCGCCGACAAAATGGCCGAGGCTGCCCGCGCCAATGCTGCCGGACCTCTCGAGGCCAAAGGATTTGCCGAGGTCGCTCACGCCGCCCGCTGGCTGGCGTCCAAGGGGCCAGCGTTCGTCTTCTTGAAGGCGAGCCGAGGCGCAAGACTCGAAAGAGTGGTTGACCTGATCGAAGCAAAAGGCGAAAAACGACCCGTCGAACAAACCTGA